The DNA region TATTTTATCTCCAGCACCCGGTCCTTTTCCCGTCCAAAACCCTGAATTTCCAACCGGTTTTTATAAACGTTTACGATAGAATAGGAATTCTCCTCGGTATCCACCATACCTGTCATGGTCAGATAGTGCACGCCGTTTTTCATTCCATAATTTCCGTCGTGGTTATGCCCGCTCATATAGGCCCGTACGCAGGGATAATTTTCGAGCACCTGAATCACTTTTCCGGCATTCCATAGATTATGGGCATCCTCAGGATAAACGGGAAAATGACAGAATATGATCACCTTTTCTTTATTTGCAGTGGCTTTTTCCAGGACCCGATGAAGCCAGTTCATTTGTTTCTTCCCAATGGCACCATTCCATTCCGGCGATTCAATATCCTTCTGCTTATAATATTCGGTTGCTTCTTTATAGGAATCACTATCCTCAGGATAGGCATGAAAGCTGATGTCATTCCCGTCCAGCACAACAAAGCGCCAGCCATCCACTTCAAAATCGTAGTAACGGGAAGGCAGGTTCAGCCTTACAGGAACCTCCTTCTTGTATTTATTTGCAACACTGTAATCGTGATTGCCCAGAACATTGTGAACGGGCATTTCAAGTTGGTTAAGAATGGGCTGGATGGTGTCAAAGCTGTTGAAATCCCGGTCAATCAGATCCCCCAGATTAACCACATATTTCAGATCTAATACATTCAGATGATCTACACATAATTTTAGCTTTTTATCAGATAAAGCATATTCCCTGACGCCCTCACTTTGAACATCAGCATACTGGCAGTCGGCAACAACTCCAAACCGGAATTCCGGCTTTTCTTTTATAGGCCCATTAAACGGAACGTGATTAAGGAACACCAGTGCCATAATAAAAGTCAATAATAAGGTGATTAATTTTCTGTATTTCACTTGGATAACAGTTTGTTAAAGGTTTGAATTTCCAATTAATTTATATGTCAAATTCGCAAACTCTGCTTTTATCACCCTGGAACCCGCATGTTACTCATGTTCTTGTTGTAAGGTTTCTAGGTACAAGTTTCAAGGGTGCGCTTTCATGAAGCCCAAAGTTATCAATCCTATAATAAATCCTGTAAATATAATATTTTTCATGAGTTTGTGCCTTTTTTTTAAATTTATTTGACGTACCTTCGCATCTCAATTTTTTAAAACAAAATCATGCTGACATTTAACGCATTGGGCATTTCGCCCAATCTATTGAAAGGAACTGAAGAGCTGGGAATTAATACACCTACCCCCATTCAGGAAAAAATCATCCCTCTGGTTAATGAAACAAAAGATGATCTGGTAGGTCTGGCACAAACCGGAACAGGCAAAACAGCCGCATTTGGTCTGCCCATCATTGAGCAGATCAATACCGGTGAAAAATCGGTTCAGGCTTTGATACTGGCACCTACACGGGAGCTGTGCATTCAGCTTACAAAAGATTTGCAGGATTATTCGAAATACATCAAAGGGCTGGAGGTGGTGTCTGTATATGGGGGCGCCAATATTCAGACCCAGATCAAGGCGCTTAAGAAAGGAGCCCATATCATTGTTGCTACTCCCGGAAGGATGCTGGACCTGATGAAACGCAAAGCTGCAAACATTTCCGCAGTCAAAACAGTTGTGCTGGATGAGGCCGACGAAATGCTTAATATGGGATTTCGCGAAGAGCTGGACAGTATCCTGGAAAAAACCCCGGATGACAAGCGTACCCTCCTGTTTTCAGCAACTATGCCCAGGGAAGTGGCGCGCATTGCCAAAAATTATATGAGCGACCCCGTAAAAATAACCATTGGGAAGCAAAATGCAGGAGCGGAAAATGTATGTCACTATTATTACAAAGTGCATCCCCGGGATCGTTATCTGGCGCTAAAACGGATTGCGGATTTTCACCCGGATATTTACGGGCTTATTTTTTGCCGGACAAAAAGGGAAACTCAGGATGTTGCTGATAAACTGTTAAAGGATGGTTATAATGCCGATGCGTTGCACGGAGATCTATCACAGGCCCAAAGGGACTATGTGATGAAACGCTTCAGGGATAACTCGTTACAGATGCTGGTAGCTACCGATGTGGCTGCCCGTGGCCTCGATGTGAACAACATTTCTCATGTCATCAACTACAATTTACCGGATGACCTTGATGTATATACCCACAGAAGCGGCCGTACAGGGCGTGCGGATAAATCAGGCGTTTCAATTGCTATTGTGGATCAGAATGAGCAGAACAAGATAGCCCAACTGGAAAAGATCATCCACAAGAAATTCAAACAATTGCCGGTGCCAACCGGAGAGGAGATAACCAAAAAACAACTGTTCAGTTTCATCGACCGTATGGAGCATGTAGAAGTGGACGAAGATCAGATTGCTCCGTTTATGCATACAGTCAATAAAAAGCTGGAATGGCTGAGCAAGGAACAAATTGTCAAACACTTCGTTTCGCTGGAGTTCAACCGGTTCCTGGATTATTATAAAAATGCGGGCGACCTGAATGAGAAAGCAGAGGATAAACATACTTCCCGGAATAATAAGGATGGCGGCAAACGGAATGGTAAGGATCAGGTAAAAGGGAAAAACGGTTACGCACGGTTCTTCATCAATGTTGGGAAAAAACAGGGCATAACTCCCGGAAACATTATCGGAATGATCAATGACCATACAAAAGACCGGAAAATAAAAATAGGAGATATTGAATTGAAGGATAACTTCTCCTTTTTCGAAGTGGAAACAAAACACACCGACAAAATTTTGCATTCATTGCACAATAATACCTATAAAAGCAGACGTTTAAAAGTTGAAGTAGCCGGCGTGAAAGAAGGAGCAAGAAAAAAAGAGAAAGCCGGGAAAAAATAATATTCTTTACAAAAGTGTTGACATTGAAGACAAAAATTAAATCAGACTTTTTATATCAGCACATCAACAAAGAATTTAAGCTATTTGCAGGAATAGGCTTTGGTATATTCCTGTTTCTTCTCTTTTTCCAGCCCTTTACACTTAATAATTTTGATTTTAACAACCAAATATTATTCCTCCTGGGAGTTGGAGCCATCCTGTTCATGTTTATGGCAGTGGTGCGTGTTGGCTTGCCATGGTGGGTTGAACAGGCTTCCCGGGAAAAAGCCAATACAGTTTTGCAGCCTTATGTCAACGGATTCCTGATCTTCATTTTGAATGCCGTAGCGCTTCCTTTTTACCTCAGATATGTGGGGTCTGTTGATATCACTTTTTATGTCATTTTCAAGGTTGTATTTATCTGTATCATTCCGCCGCTTATCCTTAGGGTATACGATACTCTGGAAGCCCTGAAACAACAAAATGAATCCTACCTGGAAAAAAACAAACGATTGCAAAGTCTGGTTGATCAACTTAAAGAATTTAACCGAAACGAAACCATCACCCTTGTTTCCGAAAACAGCAGCGAAAAGCTAAATTTTCCGGTAAGTGATGTAGTGATGATCCGGTCAGCCGACAATTATGTTGAAATCGTGTATAAAGAAGGAGACAATTTTAAAAAACAATTGCTGAGAAATACGCTGAAGCACATTGAACACCAGACAACCCAATATGCCAGCTTCATTCGCTGTCACCGAACCTGTATCATCAACATCCATCACACCGAAAATCTGTACAGGAGACAAAACAGCTATTGGTTGAGCATTAAGAATTATACCGAGCAAGTTCCGGTTTCCCGTCAATATTTGATGTGGATAAAAGAAGCCATTCCTGCCAGGAAGGGGTGAATAACACCCACCCCATACTTTTACCACCTATCCGGATAAAATTTTATGTGTCCCATACTCTGTTCTGCTGCTCCCAACAACAAGAGTTTATTTTGATTCAGGTTGAAAAGGAGATATCTTTAATTCCGAGTTTAA from Bacteroidales bacterium includes:
- a CDS encoding DEAD/DEAH box helicase encodes the protein MLTFNALGISPNLLKGTEELGINTPTPIQEKIIPLVNETKDDLVGLAQTGTGKTAAFGLPIIEQINTGEKSVQALILAPTRELCIQLTKDLQDYSKYIKGLEVVSVYGGANIQTQIKALKKGAHIIVATPGRMLDLMKRKAANISAVKTVVLDEADEMLNMGFREELDSILEKTPDDKRTLLFSATMPREVARIAKNYMSDPVKITIGKQNAGAENVCHYYYKVHPRDRYLALKRIADFHPDIYGLIFCRTKRETQDVADKLLKDGYNADALHGDLSQAQRDYVMKRFRDNSLQMLVATDVAARGLDVNNISHVINYNLPDDLDVYTHRSGRTGRADKSGVSIAIVDQNEQNKIAQLEKIIHKKFKQLPVPTGEEITKKQLFSFIDRMEHVEVDEDQIAPFMHTVNKKLEWLSKEQIVKHFVSLEFNRFLDYYKNAGDLNEKAEDKHTSRNNKDGGKRNGKDQVKGKNGYARFFINVGKKQGITPGNIIGMINDHTKDRKIKIGDIELKDNFSFFEVETKHTDKILHSLHNNTYKSRRLKVEVAGVKEGARKKEKAGKK
- a CDS encoding LytTR family transcriptional regulator DNA-binding domain-containing protein, whose protein sequence is MKTKIKSDFLYQHINKEFKLFAGIGFGIFLFLLFFQPFTLNNFDFNNQILFLLGVGAILFMFMAVVRVGLPWWVEQASREKANTVLQPYVNGFLIFILNAVALPFYLRYVGSVDITFYVIFKVVFICIIPPLILRVYDTLEALKQQNESYLEKNKRLQSLVDQLKEFNRNETITLVSENSSEKLNFPVSDVVMIRSADNYVEIVYKEGDNFKKQLLRNTLKHIEHQTTQYASFIRCHRTCIINIHHTENLYRRQNSYWLSIKNYTEQVPVSRQYLMWIKEAIPARKG
- a CDS encoding metallophosphoesterase — its product is MKYRKLITLLLTFIMALVFLNHVPFNGPIKEKPEFRFGVVADCQYADVQSEGVREYALSDKKLKLCVDHLNVLDLKYVVNLGDLIDRDFNSFDTIQPILNQLEMPVHNVLGNHDYSVANKYKKEVPVRLNLPSRYYDFEVDGWRFVVLDGNDISFHAYPEDSDSYKEATEYYKQKDIESPEWNGAIGKKQMNWLHRVLEKATANKEKVIIFCHFPVYPEDAHNLWNAGKVIQVLENYPCVRAYMSGHNHDGNYGMKNGVHYLTMTGMVDTEENSYSIVNVYKNRLEIQGFGREKDRVLEIK